The genomic stretch TTTAGAACGATCAGAAATGTTGCTTCTACTTTTGAGGCGCTTCCCTGAAACGGTGGTGCAACATGGGGTGAGATTttattctttcccttctcttaatataaaatacaatggGTCATCAACAGATTCATCAGTATGGTGAGGAGTACAAAGCAGAAGTTTCTGAAGAGTACTGGTTAAGATTGAACTGAAATAAAAGGTTCTTTGTTAGTAAAGCTAAACGGACATTCTTTTTACCAAATTTTCGAAGTTTCCAGGATAAGCTGTTTTGTCAGAAAAATTACCAAGCTCTGACAGTACTATTTATTTGCAATCCGTATGTTAAAAAGTAATCTTTTTCCATTGTATTCTACAATGTGCTTTTGAATTTAGGGTACAGTTTATAGTCTTTTAACAGATGCGTTTTTCCTGTGCTTCTGCCCTATGAAGACTGTTTTCATTctattccttccccttcctttcatcTGTACTAATTATTGAGTGCTATTGGCAGGCATGGGTAAGTGCTAGGTATCTCCTATCTTCCTAAACCCCCTTAAGTAAATAGtatcccactttacagatgacgAAACTGAGCATTTCATGTTTTAGTAACTTCCCATAGCCAGTGAGGTGTCAGGAGTCAAACCATTCATTCGACTCGTTCATACTCTGTGGCTTATTCTTTCCCATGCCAGTTTTCTGGCATCTGGCCCTGGTTAATCATTTCCATACCTGCTTGTGTTAGTCtcctagggttgccataacaaagtaccacaaactgggtagcttaaaacaacagaatgactctcacaattctggaagctagaagtctgaaagccaggtgttggcagagccacgttccctctgaaggctctggggaagaatctTTCTTTACCTCTCCCCGGCTTCTGATGGTTGTCAGTACTCTTTGGCATTCCCTGGCTGGCAGCCGCATCACTCCTCCAATTTCTCCTCCATCGTCACATGATCTTTCTTTTGTGCCTGTGTCTTTAcatggcctttttttgttttttgtttgtttgtttttgaggcagagtcttgctctgttgcccaggcagcagtgcagtggcaggatcttggctcactgtagcctctgcctcctgggttcgagcaattctcacgcctcagcctcctgagtagctgggattacaggtgtgtgtacATGGTCATGTTGTAAGGACGCTAGTCATTGGATTGAGGGCCTTTCTAATCCactatgacctcatcttaattatATCTACAAGggcacctgttttttttttttttttttgagatggagtctcgctttgtcgcccaggctggagtgcagtggtcagatctcagctcactgcaagctccgcctcccgggtgtacgccattctcctgcctcagcctcccgaggagctgggactataggtgcccgccacctcgcccggttagttttttttttttgtatttttttagtagagacggggtttcaccgtgttagtcaggatggtctcgatctcctgacctcgtgatccacccgtctcagcctcctaaagtgctgggattacaggcttgagccaccgtgcccggccaagggcactttttaaaaaaaaagttaagatatatatgaggtcacattctgaggttctggggggATATGAATTTGGGAGACACTGTGCAGCCCAGCACACTTTCTGTTCATAACTGTGACCTTCAACCTTCTGTGTGATGTTATCTTTCGCACTTTTCCACTCCTATGAGGCATCCCTGTGTGGTCACAAGGAAGCTGACACCAATGTCTTGGTGGATTTGGGTAAGAGACTGTCTACTATGCTAGGGCATCAGCAATGGAAAGGTAGCCTTAAAACTCTGACCTTTCTGCCCAATCTATGCCAGACTGTATGACTGGCTACTCCTGAGAACTGATCTTGAACATGATATGTTTTGTCTATATTGATACATCTTCATGTAGAgaataaatttaagtttctttatttcttagaAAATCTCTGCCTCCAGTTCCAATGCTTCCTTTACATTTCTATAGACATTTTGTTAATTCTTGTTCATCGTTAATTAGAATTTTGCTAATTCTGAAGAGAATAACCAAGACAGAGTGGTCAGATGTTCAGGTGAATTTGGCCTTCTAGGGTGTGTGGCTGGtgcattcttttactttctagtttttaaaatgtgattatttgtttCTCAGGTAAGTTTGATTACTTACACCAACTatgataagttaaaaaaaaaaaaaaccccattacTTCATATAGTTCTGACAACTTATGCTGTAACACATGTAAatgattaattttgttttgaaataggtTGGCCTTGGGGAGGCACTGTTAGAGGCTGAAACTATTGAAGAACAAGAATCTCCTGTGAACTgctttagaaaattatttggtAAGGAAAATTGTATTCTCTATTACTTCTATGGTAAGTTAATATGCTGGGGTAAGTGTTGGTTCAGGGATAAGCTCAtagatggaaggcaaaggagctCTGTGTGTTATGGCATttaagttcttcttttttttttatttagaaagcattttagctaggcgtggtggctcatgcctgtaatcctagcacttagggaggctgaggtgagtggatcacgaagtcaagagatcgagaccatcctggccaacatggtgaaaccctgtctctactaaaactacaaaaattagctgggcgtggtgttgcatgcctgttgtcccagctactaggcaggctgaggcaggagaattgcctgaacccgggaggcagatgttgcagtaagccgagatcacgccactgcactccagcctggtgacggagcgagactctgtctcaaaaaaagaaaagcattttaaacaaCTTCTAAACTTCTGTTATGTAAGATCTGATACCTCTGAAAGAATATGATAACTGTATATGTAAGTATGAAGCATAATAGTAAAGAAACATCTGAATTCAATGGAAGAACTGCACCCTCACCCACAGCGTAGAACTGCTTGTGTGTTTCCTCCCTGACTCCAGCTACTGGTGTCTCTCTGCACAGCACATTTTGAATACATGAGTCATAAGGGATTTTCCCcctatatattttagatactacATCACATGAACTCTAAAAGCTTTTGTATCTGTTGGAACTCTAGGCTAGATAAcctaattaatttatttcttctttttctcctccaacAGTTTGTGATGTCCTTCCTCTAATAATTAACAACCATGATGTTCGACTGCCTGCCAATTTATTATATAAGTACTTGAACAAAGCAGCTGaattttatatcaattatgtcacTAGGTCTACTCAAACAGAAAATCAGCATCAAGGTAAGGAAGAATATCCtgtacttttatttaaataggCTTTAGTAAAATTGCAAATTCAGAAACCCCTCAATATTCTGATTATTCTCCTCTGGATATGTACCAGTTTGGGAGTGTTTCAAAAGATGgtatctagaaaaaaatactagaGTTAAAAGATGAGGCTTTTCTGGAAGCAATGCCACCCCTTGATCAAAACAGTCTTCTGGCTGAGCTGTAACGTTATTGCATGGAACATTATACATGTACCATGATGAGGTAGTGAAGTAGTGGAAATTACTTCTTGCTTATACCAGTGGCCTGTTGTCGGTCCTTGAGCAAAACATAAATGTGTTGGAATTCTGTGCTCTGTGCGTTTTCATGGGGAGTCAGACTTTCTTTATCAGGTACCATGTCAACAATAAGTCATAATGTTAATTGTaagttccttttttcttccatctCAGGTGCCCAGGATACATCTGATTTAATGTCACCTAGCAAACGTAGCTCTCAGAAGTATGTAATAGAAGGGCTGACCGAAAAATCATCCCAGATCGTGGACCCTTGGGAGAGGTTgtttaagattttaaatgttgTTGGAATGAGATGTGAATGGCAGATGGATAAAGGAAGACGGTAATAAATAGCTTATTTCCAGAATTGCCTATTGATTCTTTTGGCtccttataaaaacaaaaacatgctttttaaaactgTGTAATGCATAGGTATAGTTTTTGGGCAAATTTTGTGACACTCAATACTTAGGCAAAAGAGGATGGTTTTTCATTTTATCAAAAGATttctggctgagcacagtggctcacacctgtaatcccagtgctttgggaggctgaggtgggcagatcacttgaggtcaggagtttgagaccagcctggccaacatgatgaaaccccatgtctactaaaaatacaaaaattagccaggcatggtggtgcacgcctgtagtcccagcaacttgggaggctgaggtgagagaatcacttcaCCGGGAGGCGAAGGCTACGAtaggccaagatcacaccactgcactccagcctgggtgacagagtgagacactgtctccaaaaaagaagaagaagaaaaaaaaattcttactgaAATATGAACTATTAAGACGATGTTGTGTTTGAACCTCTCCTTGCTACTTTAGAGAAAAGCTACTTAGCATGTTTGTGTCATGAAATCTTCATCAGCACCCTAATTCAGAAGGGAAAAGTTACCATTTATATTGAACAATAAAGAATAGTTTTACATGCCTAGAGCAACATTTGGGACATGTAATGGTACCACCAGAGCTTTCCGTTAGACTTTTTGCTGACCAGCCCAGAGTAATCGAGTAGGTTtcatcattccttcttttttagAAGCTACGGAGATATTTTGCATAGAATGAAGGATCTCTGCAGATACATGAACAACTTTGATAGTGAAGCACATGCGAAATATAAAAACCAAGTGGTGTATTCCACCATGCTGGTCTTCTTTAAGAATGCATTCCAGTATGTCAACAGCATACAGCCATCTCTCTTCCAAGGTTGGTTTGCAAATTTTAGTGTCCAAAAAGCCGGTTCATACTGTGGGGATGGTAAGGAAGATGAAAGTGTTTATCCACTATTGTTGGATCCGAATAACTGTGGGGCAGTACCAGTCCTTTTTACAGTTGGTGATTTGGTTTTGTTTAGTTTGGCTTAATTGGTAGTTTTTATGTAAGTATGTTTCATTAAAAGTTTCTATATCAAAGGGCATAATGGTACTGCACAACTAAATACAGATATCAAATGCcactattttgaaaataacagcaggctgggcgcggtggctcacgcctgtaatcccagcactttggaaggtgaggccagcggatcacttgaggtcaggagtttgagaccagcctggccaatatggtgaaaccccagctctactaaaaatacaaatattagccgggcatgattgagagcacctgtaatcccagctacttgggaggctgaggcaggagaatctcctgaacccagtaggcagaggctgcagtgagctgaggtcacaccttgcactccagcctgggcgacagagcaaggctccatctaagAAAAAACCAGTAGATGTAACAGCATATTTAAGTAGATTTCATGAAGACATCACAGTAGGCAAAGATTTATTCAGTAaaatatccattttatatatagaGTGTATGCATAAATATActgtagaaaatttgaaaaatggaaatgagTGAAATCACCCACAATCCTTCCAGTATAATACagcatttgtttttatgtattgcCTTATAATATCCCATATATTTAGATTTTGTTTGGAATTTGTAACTATAACGTAAGTATAATTTGGTAGTCTTTTTATGGTACTTTAATGACTCACGATCATTATAAAAAATTTGCAGATACATAACAAATACAAAGAAGGAACTGTCACTTGTATTCCACTAGTGACAGGAAGTCTTTAACAATTTGGTATATATCTTTACAGTCTTTTTCTTCTATGTGCATCTACTTGTTTGTTTACCTAATTGAGATCACactgaacatatttttaatgacttttgtCATGACAGTTGAGTAAGCTTCTCCCTTGTTTTAAGTATTCTTTTCCTAgctgcattttttatttattgatttatttaggcttgctctgttgcccaggttggagtgcagcagtgggttcaagcaattctcctgcctcagcctcccacgtagctgggactacaggcgctgccaccatgcctggctaatgttttgtatttttagtagagacatggtttcgccatgttgcccaggctggtttcaagctcccAAGCTcaggccatccacccacctcaggctcccagagtgctgggattataggcatgagccacggcgccggGCCTCCTTGCTGCGTTTGTAAGTGTTGGTGTTTTCCCCATCCTTAGGTCCTAATGCCCCGAGCCAAGTTCCACTGGTTCTTCTCGAAGATGTATCGAACGTGTATGGTGATGTAGAAATTGATCGTAATAAACACATCCATAAAAAGAGGAAACTagctgaaggaagagaaaaaaccaTGGTAAGGCTTTCAAATGTACTTACTAACAGATTGGATGGGACGGTTTGCTAGAGATGAATCTTTGTAAAATGTGGCTTTGGAGCTAAATCAATAAAGCTTGGGTTTTAAAATTGtatgatatattaataattactaaGTCAGTGGTTCTCCACTGGAGGTGATTTGCCCTttaggggacatttggcaatgtctggagacatttttggttgtcacagcttgGTGGGGAGGGGTCAGGGATGTTGCTGAGCACTTCACAGTGTACTGCCCAAAAGGACAGTGATGAGGTGGAGAACCCATGGTATACGTTCCTTACACATGTTTTGACTGAATGGCATTGATTccgtttaaaaaacaaaaccagcatgGCATCGGACCTCTAGAGCAGGGTGCTGTGTGGGGTACTGGCCTCAGAATGGAAAGCTCTGAGGTGTGCAGGGCAGCAGGAACAGCCTGTGGGCAGATGCAGAAAAGATTTCATGAAGGAGGTCAACACTGAAATCAGTGCTGAAAGATGGAGGGTTTTGTCCGTTGGAATTGGGAGGTAGATTTTGTTGAGAGGGAAAAGTTTGCACAAAGATGCAAGAAGCCCGAGAACGTGAAGAGTCGTCAGTCCTCTAACCTGACCAAGCACTGCCCCAAGCCCATCGAGGCTGTGCTCCGTGGTTAGAGTGCTTTTCCCTCGGATCTCTGCGCAGCTAGGTCCTGGTCACTTGGTCCCAGCCCAAACGAGTCTCCCTCTGAGACTTCTCCTGAACACCCATCTGAAGTAGCTGTCCGGGTCTCTCTTTTTACTCCTCTGTTTTAATTCTCTGCGGCATCCTCCTTGCTAtctgtgttttcttgtttattcacTGACGGGTTTACATCTTCACTAGAGCACAAGCTCCGTGGGGCCTAGCATTTTCTCTGCCTCGTCCTGTACCGTACCCCAGGCATCTGAGTAGTGCCTGGGCTGGAGCAGGTGTCTGGTGACCATCTGGTGAAGGGGGGAATTCCCATTGATCCCTCCTGGGTTTGGCGTGCAGGCTATGGGATGGCTGTTTAAACCTGGCCCAGCTGTTCTTCcttccggtttttttttttttttttttttttggcctgtctGGCATTCATCTAGCGAGCCCTGTTCTCATAACCCGGCCTTCCACCCAATGTGGGATTTCcatccatttttgttttcatggtCTTAACTGATTTCATCCTGATTTTCATTCTATCCCTGAGTCTGCCCCAACCTGATGCAGGTCCAGACCTTAAAGGCCCATGAGCTCAGCTCAGAGATATCTTGCTTTGTTcacagtgttttgtttgtttaaataacctagcatttaaaaattagaaaccaggctgggtgcagtggctcacgcctgtaatcccagcactttggggggccaaggtaggaggatcaccagcccaggagtttaagacccacctgggcaatatagtgagaccccatctctataaaaaatgaaagaaaaactagctggctggtggcatgcccctgtcaTCCCAACTGCttcagaggctgagatgagaagaccccttgagctcaggagttcaaggttccAGTGAGTGATGACCACACCACGGCCctccagcccaagcaacagagggagaccctgtctataaaaataaaataaaataaaaagtagaaacctAGCATTTCTCATAACAATCCAGATTTCTGACTTCCTTTTTGTAATTAGGATATCTGATCACATTGGCCCCTGGTGGTAACCCACAACTGGAGTTGGGGGGTGGCCCACATCAGTTCTCCAGCCAGCTTACATCACAGGCACGTGCGACATCACAAGTGGCTGGTGCTGGGATGGGCCTCTCCTGTGGGTCCCCCACTTGGTGCATTCTTGCTTCAGAGCACACCCTCAGTGCTTCAGAGTGTACttgcacatttcaaaatcagtttctctaaatttaaaaacatttgaaactCACACTAGTCCCACCACATCTGGGGTCCTTTCATAACTTCCTGATCTTATGTCGAGGCAGGAATGTTTCCCGTAAGCTGCAGCACTAGCGCCATGCATGTTTGTGTATATTAAGTTGCCATTACTTGGCAAAGAACAGGCCCCTGATGAAATAGTACCTGGCAGATAgggttgtggggtttttttttggtagagacaaggtctctctatgttgcctacattggtcttgaattcctgggcttatgcaatcctcccaccttggcctccaaaacagatgggattacaggagtgaaccacacACCTGGCCTGGTAGATAGGATTTGATTGGAAAGGGTGTTTTTTTCCTAATGCAAAAACATTACTTAGGGAGGATGAGAACATAGAGCAGAACGGTGGGGTAGGGTAAGGTTGCCAAGCTCAGGGACTAGCAGGAAGATACCAAGCTCAGAAAGTGGAGAGAAAGGTAGGCAGCGGAGGGAGGGGCTGACAGCTTCCTGCCCGTCTTACCTGAGATGAGCTTGAGGATTGAAGCTTTTAGTGACAATAGTTGGgcgtatttttaaatgatcttagTGGAGTAAAGATCTGCAGGAAAAATTTAATTTGGGTCATTACATCAGTAAAATGACCTAGGTGGACTAAAAGATTCAgaaaattcttagcaaaataaaattcagtgGAGCTGTtttacctttacttttttttttttttttttttggcaaaacaTCTGATTCTACCCAGCAGTATTTCCGATAATTGCCTTTCTCTGTAGCCCTCTCTTTTCTGAGGGCTTTATATTACTTGAGATGAAAAGCAAGAAAAGTAGAAATCTGTATTGTAAAATACAGAGGGCATTGTTACGTAAGCGCAGACAAATGTACTTTCTGACCAGGACCGTGCACTGGGTGAGGAGAGCGAGAGAGGGGTGACCAGTGCAGGGGAGTCATGCACAGTGAACCAAAGATAACTAACAGTTATTCTCTGACATTATTTCTTAGAAGACGCAggctttaattttgttgttgttgagacggagttttgctccctcgcccaggctggagtgcagtggtgcgatctctgttcactgcagcctctgcctcctgggctcaagtgattcttgtgcctcagcctcctaagtacctgggattacaggtacatgccaccatgcctggctgactttgtatttttagcagagactgggtttcgccatgttggccaggctggtctcgaactcctggcctcaagtgatccatccttcttggcctcccacggtgctgggattataggcgtgagcctccatgcctggccccgAGTTTAATTTTATCCCAGTACATGCCAAACCATTATTTGGAAGTCAATTAAATCATgtcacatattagaaaaaaagagtaaactaTAAACAGGACCATTTTAAGCTGTGTCTCTCAAGgtaaaaatctaaattttgactttctttttttttttttttttttttttgagacagagtctcgctctgtcgcccaggctggagtgcagtggccagatctcagctcactgcaagctccgcctcctgggttcacgccattctcctgcctcaacctcccaagtagctgggactacaggcgcccgccacctcacccggctagttttttgtattttttagtagagacggggtttcaccatgttagccaggatggactcgatctcctgacctcgtgatccgcccgtctcggcctcccaaagtgctgggattacaggcttgagccaccgtgcccggcccaattttGACTTTCgtaaaattgatatttttaaactttgctcCAAAACCACCGCAAGCAAACATAAGAATTTAGcatcagaaaaaaattcactcaattttaaaagtaaaaatggaatGTGTGAGagtataaagacaaaaaaaaattaattttcaaagctAAATTGTTAAATTCAAAAACATTGTATGTATGTGGTATCCTTTGGTATAAAATTCATATCATGGGCAAAACTGGCAGCAATAATATGTTTCCATATATGACTATATTTATAACTGAATTAACCATGTTCTCCACATTCTTTAAGCAGAGTTCAGATGATGAAGACTGTTCGGCGAAAGGAAGAAGCCGTCACATCGTAGTCAATAAAGCCGAACTTGCTAACTCCATTGAAGTGTTAGAAAGTTTTAAATTGGCCAGGGAGAGCTGGGAGTTGCTCTATTCCCTAGAATTCCTTGACAAAGGTAAGAAAGCACATGTCATTGGTGCtgtttaatgttttatataaaatcatTATGCTACTTGAAATGTCAGGTCACTCATGGCAAATTAAGTAGATTCCAGTAGTtcatgcatttttgtttttttcttgttttgagatggagtctcactctttttcacccaggccggagtacaatggcgtgatcttggctcacctcaacctgcacctcctgggttcaaacagttctcctgcctcagcctccctagtagctgggattacaggcacgtaacaccatgcctggctaatgttttgtctttttagtagagacggggtttcgctatgttgatcagactgttcttaaactcctgaccacgtgatctgcctgcctcagcctcccaaactgctgaggttacaggcatgagccaccgtgcccagccgtatTGCTATTTTTATCTGCATTAACTCCATTGTCTGAAAAACTCAAAATCCAAAAACTATAGGAAGCctattttcctttgaatatactGGGTATTTTGACATTGCTTAGAAATCACTAACTGTTTGCTAACTAAGGTATTCTTACTACACTTTGGAATCGGGGCCCCTTATTTTACTTTTAGCCCATGGACATTCATCCCCTGGCTGCAGTCATGTGTCATACAGAGCCCTTGGCCAGATGTGCTGTGTCATCTTTTCTAAGTAAATTTAGAACTGTTCAGTTTCCCTTTGTTACCTTTGGGATTGTGAACACATATGTGACAGTTCTAGAGGGGATCTTTCCTTTAGttagaaattgattttttaaaaaataaaaccttttagtGTCATTGTATGTGTGTTATTTTAATTAGGTCAaaataaaatgggccaggcaagatggctcatgcctgtaatcccagcgctttgggaagctgaggcaggtggatcattgagctcaggagtcagagaccaacctgggcaatatggcaaaaacccatctctataaaaaaacaaaaacaaaaattggccaagtagggtggcatgtgcctgtagtcccagctcttcaggaggctgaggtaggaggactgctttgACCCATGTTAGGGCCACTGTactaccagcctgggcgacaaggagAATGTCcctaaaaataagataaaataaaaataaaatgggaccTTGTTTTGGGGAAAGCAAAGtagtttaaaagataaatgaggaAATACATGAAAAGCACGTTAAATAGTTCTTGGCACCTGGTATGTGCTCAGTAAGTTGTTAGCGTCCGCAAAATATTGCTTGTGTATTACTGATAAGTGTTGTGTGTTTCTTCTCTACTTGAAATTCTAGAGCAGTGTTTTAGAAATCAAAGTCAAACTTGATATGCATTTTTGGTAGTTTGTCTCTGTTCTCTCTTActggatttgtttgttttctgcttttgcgCTACATATATTTGGTAAATTTGTTCTTGACTTCTCACTCAGAATTTACAAGGATTTGCTTGGCCTGGAAGACGGATACTTGGCTATGGTTAAGAATCTTCCTCACTGATATGATCATCTATCAGGTAGAGTATTACACATATTTTAGGTACCTGTGTCTGTACAGGATGGCTATGGTGGCAAACCAGCTTTCCCTTGCAGAATGTGTCATGTTCCCTCTTGGGCTAGTCTACTGCCTGCTGACACCTGTTCTGTCTTCAGTGGCTGAGGGGGTATGGtccattttcctttcaaaataactctgggccgggtgccgtggctcacgcctgtaatcccagcactttgggaggtcgaggtgggaggattgcttgagcccaggagttcaagacaagccctggcagcatagtgagaccctgtctctacaaaataaaaaacttagccaagtgtggtggcatgtgcctatagttccagctactcaggaggctgaggcgggaggatcacttgagcccaggaagtcaagactgcagtgagccatgataggaccactgcactctggcctgggtgacagtgagaccttatatcaaaaacaaaacgaaacaaacacTTCAAGATGACAAGCCTGTACCTTCTGTGTTACTTTTGGTATATCCAGTCACACCTCTCTGTAAAAGTAAGATTTTTACTTTTCAGTATAAGAGGATTACTTCTCACCCTCCTTCTCTGCTGGTGGAGTCTGCCTGGCTGTACTGTTCTCCAGCATCTTAGACCTAGAACTGAGAGAGCTGATAATTCACCAATGAGGTGTTGTTGGAATGGGCAGGTTGCTGCTTCTATCCTTCATAAAGGAGAAGTGGTGCTTGtagtaaaatatttctaaagaagtGTTATATCCAAAATGTGCTGGGTCAAAGGGCTTGGTTATTTTCTTTAGTCTTAAGACCTAAGACCAGAAAGAAGAATCTTCATCCTTATAAAGTACCGCCATAAAGAACTCTCACCTGGCTTTAATTAAGTTGATTTGATTCTATTGCCAAGTCTCCATTTCT from Rhinopithecus roxellana isolate Shanxi Qingling chromosome 9, ASM756505v1, whole genome shotgun sequence encodes the following:
- the INTS10 gene encoding integrator complex subunit 10 isoform X3; this encodes MSAQGDCEFLVQRARELVPQDLWAAKAWLITARSLYPADFNIQYEMYTIERNAERTATAGRLLYDMFVNFPDQPVVWREISIITSALRNDSQDKQTQFLRSLFETLPGRVQCEMLLKVTEQCFNTLERSEMLLLLLRRFPETVVQHGVGLGEALLEAETIEEQESPVNCFRKLFVCDVLPLIINNHDVRLPANLLYKYLNKAAEFYINYVTRSTQTENQHQGAQDTSDLMSPSKRSSQKYVIEGLTEKSSQIVDPWERLFKILNVVGMRCEWQMDKGRRSYGDILHRMKDLCRYMNNFDSEAHAKYKNQVVYSTMLVFFKNAFQYVNSIQPSLFQGPNAPSQVPLVLLEDVSNVYGDVEIDRNKHIHKKRKLAEGREKTMQSSDDEDCSAKGRSRHIVVNKAELANSIEVLESFKLARESWELLYSLEFLDKEFTRICLAWKTDTWLWLRIFLTDMIIYQGQYKKAIASLHHLAALQGSISQPQITGQGTLEHQRALIQLATCHFALGEYRMTCEKVLDLMCYMVLPIQDGGKSQEEPSKVKPKFRKGSDLKLLPCTSKAIMPYCLHLMLACFKLRAFTDNRDDMALGHVIVLLQQEWPRGENLFLKAVNKICQQGNFQYENFFNYVTNIDMLEEFAYLRTQEGGKIHLELLPNQGMLINVWG
- the INTS10 gene encoding integrator complex subunit 10 isoform X6 is translated as MLLKVTEQCFNTLERSEMLLLLLRRFPETVVQHGVGLGEALLEAETIEEQESPVNCFRKLFVCDVLPLIINNHDVRLPANLLYKYLNKAAEFYINYVTRSTQTENQHQGAQDTSDLMSPSKRSSQKYVIEGLTEKSSQIVDPWERLFKILNVVGMRCEWQMDKGRRSYGDILHRMKDLCRYMNNFDSEAHAKYKNQVVYSTMLVFFKNAFQYVNSIQPSLFQGPNAPSQVPLVLLEDVSNVYGDVEIDRNKHIHKKRKLAEGREKTMQSSDDEDCSAKGRSRHIVVNKAELANSIEVLESFKLARESWELLYSLEFLDKEFTRICLAWKTDTWLWLRIFLTDMIIYQGQYKKAIASLHHLAALQGSISQPQITGQGTLEHQRALIQLATCHFALGEYRMTCEKVLDLMCYMVLPIQDGGKSQEEPSKVKPKFRKGSDLKLLPCTSKAIMPYCLHLMLACFKLRAFTDNRDDMALGHVIVLLQQEWPRGENLFLKAVNKICQQGNFQYENFFNYVTNIDMLEEFAYLRTQEGGKIHLELLPNQGMLIKPSSPPMGLLQQEFLPVLQPSIQTADRYQVE
- the INTS10 gene encoding integrator complex subunit 10 isoform X7, translated to MLLKVTEQCFNTLERSEMLLLLLRRFPETVVQHGVGLGEALLEAETIEEQESPVNCFRKLFVCDVLPLIINNHDVRLPANLLYKYLNKAAEFYINYVTRSTQTENQHQGAQDTSDLMSPSKRSSQKYVIEGLTEKSSQIVDPWERLFKILNVVGMRCEWQMDKGRRSYGDILHRMKDLCRYMNNFDSEAHAKYKNQVVYSTMLVFFKNAFQYVNSIQPSLFQGPNAPSQVPLVLLEDVSNVYGDVEIDRNKHIHKKRKLAEGREKTMSSDDEDCSAKGRSRHIVVNKAELANSIEVLESFKLARESWELLYSLEFLDKEFTRICLAWKTDTWLWLRIFLTDMIIYQGQYKKAIASLHHLAALQGSISQPQITGQGTLEHQRALIQLATCHFALGEYRMTCEKVLDLMCYMVLPIQDGGKSQEEPSKVKPKFRKGSDLKLLPCTSKAIMPYCLHLMLACFKLRAFTDNRDDMALGHVIVLLQQEWPRGENLFLKAVNKICQQGNFQYENFFNYVTNIDMLEEFAYLRTQEGGKIHLELLPNQGMLIKPSSPPMGLLQQEFLPVLQPSIQTADRYQVE
- the INTS10 gene encoding integrator complex subunit 10 isoform X4; the protein is MLLKVTEQCFNTLERSEMLLLLLRRFPETVVQHGVGLGEALLEAETIEEQESPVNCFRKLFVCDVLPLIINNHDVRLPANLLYKYLNKAAEFYINYVTRSTQTENQHQGAQDTSDLMSPSKRSSQKYVIEGLTEKSSQIVDPWERLFKILNVVGMRCEWQMDKGRRSYGDILHRMKDLCRYMNNFDSEAHAKYKNQVVYSTMLVFFKNAFQYVNSIQPSLFQGPNAPSQVPLVLLEDVSNVYGDVEIDRNKHIHKKRKLAEGREKTMQSSDDEDCSAKGRSRHIVVNKAELANSIEVLESFKLARESWELLYSLEFLDKEFTRICLAWKTDTWLWLRIFLTDMIIYQGQYKKAIASLHHLAALQGSISQPQITGQGTLEHQRALIQLATCHFALGEYRMTCEKVLDLMCYMVLPIQDGGKSQEEPSKVKPKFRKGSDLKLLPCTSKAIMPYCLHLMLACFKLRAFTDNRDDMALGHVIVLLQQEWPRGENLFLKAVNKICQQGNFQYENFFNYVTNIDMLEEFAYLRTQEGGKIHLELLPNQGMLIKHHTVTRGITKGVKEDFRLAMERQVSRCGENLMVVLHRFCINEKILLLQTLT